Proteins found in one Mangifera indica cultivar Alphonso chromosome 15, CATAS_Mindica_2.1, whole genome shotgun sequence genomic segment:
- the LOC123197531 gene encoding LOW QUALITY PROTEIN: expansin-A23-like (The sequence of the model RefSeq protein was modified relative to this genomic sequence to represent the inferred CDS: inserted 1 base in 1 codon), translating into MVMAIDSTWYDAHATFYGDMTGDETMQGACGYGDLFKQGYGLHTAALSTALFNEGATCGACYELYCVNDPQWCIPNAGSIKITATNFCPPNYFKPNDNWCNPPLKHFDLSMPMFVKLAYYKAGIIPVRYRRIHCSKHGGVKFEIKGNPYWTLVLVYNVGRAGDVTDVKIKXDKTGWIQMTRNWGQNWQTGTVLQGQSLSFRVITSDGKILRFMNVAPNYWSYGQTFDGKHNF; encoded by the exons ATGGTCATGGCCATTGATTCTACATGGTATGATGCTCATGCCACATTTTATGGTGACATGACCGGAGATGAGACTATGC AGGGAGCTTGTGGGTATGGAGATCTCTTCAAGCAAGGATATGGACTTCATACAGCAGCACTAAGCACAGCCCTCTTCAACGAGGGAGCAACCTGTGGCGCTTGTTATGAGCTGTATTGTGTGAATGATCCTCAATGGTGCATCCCAAATGCCGGCAGCATCAAAATCACAGCCACCAATTTCTGCCCGCCAAACTACTTCAAACCAAACGACAACTGGTGCAACCCTCCATTAAAGCACTTCGATTTATCCATGCCCATGTTTGTCAAGCTTGCTTACTACAAAGCTGGCATCATCCCTGTCAGATATCGCAGAATCCATTGTTCCAAGCACGGAGGAGTCAAGTTTGAGATCAAAGGAAACCCATACTGGACTCTTGTTCTGGTTTACAATGTTGGCCGTGCTGGTGATGTTACAGATGTTAAAATCA GGGATAAGACGGGTTGGATTCAAATGACGCGCAATTGGGGCCAGAATTGGCAGACTGGCACTGTCTTACAGGGGCAGAGTTTGTCTTTTAGAGTCATCACCAGTGATGGGAAGATACTGCGATTCATGAATGTCGCCCCGAATTATTGGAGCTATGGCCAAACTTTTGATGGGAAACATAATTTCTAG
- the LOC123198189 gene encoding F-box protein At5g39250-like yields the protein MINEEILKAVFPLLDGVDLASCMVVSKQWRDIARDDYFWKCLCARRWPSICKRPNPPTVTYYKLYQTFYKRQERRTLLPPRLSFEDLEFYIDIWTDDKLIFSEVVPGPVFQNGFKIPPPGISDMPQYHREDDPECKMTIPVEPRFTIPCSQTVSASVLVGRKDSNRVACIINKSKFDYIDRPSHRAHAFEYLDFAPAYPFTYGIRAWISLHFMEDENEGVLNVFGLEMDFYDAANSKEEVLWLLDMLDWK from the coding sequence ATGAtaaatgaagaaattttaaAGGCTGTTTTCCCTTTATTGGATGGAGTAGACCTTGCTTCCTGTATGGTAGTGTCTAAGCAATGGAGAGACATAGCCCGGGATGATTACTTCTGGAAATGTTTATGTGCAAGGAGGTGGCCTTCAATTTGCAAGCGACCGAATCCTCCCACAGTAACCTACTACAAACTATATCAGACCTTTTATAAACGCCAGGAGCGTCGAACTCTTTTGCCACCAAGGCTTTCCTTTGAGGATTTGGAATTTTACATTGACATTTGGACTGATGATAAATTGATATTCTCTGAAGTGGTCCCAGGCCCTGTCTTCCAGAATGGATTCAAGATCCCACCACCAGGAATTTCAGACATGCCACAATATCATCGTGAGGACGACCCTGAGTGCAAGATGACCATACCTGTTGAGCCAAGGTTTACAATTCCATGTAGCCAGACAGTGAGTGCTTCAGTACTTGTGGGACGGAAGGATTCCAACAGAGTCGCttgtataattaataaatcCAAGTTTGATTACATAGACCGACCATCCCACAGGGCTCATGCATTTGAGTATCTTGACTTCGCCCCTGCTTACCCTTTCACTTATGGAATCCGAGCGTGGATTTCTCTGCATTTCATGGAAGATGAAAACGAAGGTGTCCTCAATGTTTTTGGTCTTGAAATGGATTTCTATGATGCTGCAAACTCCAAGGAAGAGGTCCTGTGGCTATTAGACATGCTGGATTGGAAGTGA